A window of Mytilus edulis chromosome 10, xbMytEdul2.2, whole genome shotgun sequence contains these coding sequences:
- the LOC139493107 gene encoding uncharacterized protein: MPILGIVCIGIVITTSNALTCLNCPDIIHPRFCQHVRQCPFDEVCGLEKFVDSYGDVRYKLGCFLPAVCDRRKRLLNLNPPTSGSGTGHTNCFKCCTSDMCNTNGCGETDSFQHNSKVCYNCEGSLRGDVCRQISFCKTNEMCYMQEGTRQGEVFYNSGCIESHICMSITAPVIGRRDLEISYKRDIFKRSGRNLRCCQGHLCNKEYGSLPTQKPGSQNSHPTPTSNIFTQSPHISICQSGKQCYNGGNCQSSNCICPDGVFGDHCEYTDTRGTSFLLVFPQTQFPGCQSPQALIGTKQNGVYHKFSFSSHYNTSIQFSPKLYDIHFNRSVAMTSDGTFLHGVALSFSSKVSLYALTYCNKSTEKYSEGYMAIPTNFLSTKYIVPMYTSSSYNALIVVAAFKPNTIVNIHQKRNKAKYTFKNIVLSAYETYQISNSYDLSGTLITSTEPIAVVSGHEGNYIGGGGYNPFMEMVLPSDQWDRVYVIPHIARRPSKIVRIYSNQPTNVTVHYQFKIESKSISERSFVDFDHGMISYFNASNDVMVMVFPKGLADYSGDAFMMTVPGINQYLSVYEFAVPSEFTNYISITVLSNARDGFILDGNPMHHENGSHIFGGPNHYSTFTMPIHSGVHQISHTSNVRFGLWVYGDGPKDGYGYPAGIAFRTGTK; the protein is encoded by the exons cTTTGACATGTTTAAACTGTCCAGATATTATTCACCCTAGATTCTGTCAGCATGTGAGGCAATGTCCTTTTGATGAG GTTTGTGGTTTAGAGAAGTTTGTAGACTCTTATGGTGATGTTCGATACAAGCTTGGTTGCTTTTTACCAGCG GTATGCGATCGACGAAAAAGATTACTCAATCTTAATCCTCCAACCTCCGGATCTGGGACCGGTCATACAAACTGTTTTAAATGTTGTACATCAGATATGTGTAACACCAATGGTTGTGGAGAAACAG aTTCTTTTCAACACAATAGTAAGGTGTGTTACAACTGTGAAGGAAGTCTGAGAGGAGATGTTTGTCGGCAAAtatcattttgtaaaacaaatgag ATGTGTTACATGCAAGAAGGAACACGACAAGGAGAAGTATTTTATAACAGTGGATGTATAGAGAGTCAC ATATGCATGTCCATTACTGCTCCTGTAATAGGTCGTAGAGATCTTGAGATATCGTACAAGCGTGACATTTTTAAAAGATCAGGTCGAAACCTCCGCTGCTGTCAAGGTCATCTTTGTAACAAAGAATATGGATCTTTACCAACCCAGAAACCTGGAAGTCAAAATTCCCATCCAACACCAACTTCTAACATCTTTACTCAGTCACCTCATATAA GTATATGTCAATCCGGAAAACAATGTTATAATGGCGGGAATTGTCAGTCATCAAACTGCATATGTCCAGATGGAGTTTTTGGTGACCATTGTGAATACACAG ATACACGCGGTACTTCTTTTCTGCTCGTATTTCCTCAGACACAATTCCCGGGTTGTCAATCCCCACAAGCACTGATCGGAACAAAACAGAATGGAGTTTATCACAAATTCTCTTTTTCCTCTCATTACAACACTTCTATACAATTCTCACCAAAGCTGTATGACATACATTTTAACCGAAGTGTTGCGATGACTTCGGATGGAACATTTCTTCATGGTGTTGCATTATCATTCAGTTCAAAAGTAAGTTTATATGCCTTGACATACTGTAATAAATCTACAGAGAAATACAGCGAAGGCTATATGGCTATACCAACTAATTTTCTATCAACAAAATACATTGTTCCTATGTATACAAGTTCTTCGTATAATGCTCTAATTGTAGTAGCAGCATTTAAACCAAACACTATAGTTAACATTCATCAGAAACGAAATAAAGCAAAATACACATTTAAAAACATTGTTTTAAGTGCGTATGAAACCTACCAAATTTCAAACTCTTATGATCTTTCTGGAACTCTTATTACTAGTACTGAACCCATAGCTGTTGTGAGCGGCCATGAGGGTAATTACATAGGAGGTGGTGGTTATAATCCTTTTATGGAAATGGTTCTTCCATCAGATCAGTGGGATAGAGTGTATGTGATTCCACATATTGCTAGACGGCCATCCAAGATTGTCCGAATTTATAGTAATCAACCAACAAATGTGACGGTTCATTATCAGTTCAAGATAGAATCAAAATCTATTTCCGAGAGAAGCTTCGTAGATTTTGATCACGGCATGATATCATATTTCAACGCTAGCAATGACGTTATGGTTATGGTGTTTCCTAAGGGACTTGCTGATTATTCCGGTGATGCCTTTATGATGACAGTCCCGGGTATCAACCAGTACTTATCAGTATACGAGTTCGCGGTGCCGTCAGAATTTACTAACTATATAAGCATCACAGTATTATCAAATGCCCGGGATGGATTCATTCTAGATGGGAACCCAATGCATCACGAGAACGGAAGTCATATCTTTGGTGGACCGAATCATTATTCCACATTTACAATGCCTATTCATAGTGGTGTTCATCAAATTAGTCATACATCAAACGTCCGATTTGGTCTTTGGGTATATGGTGACGGTCCGAAAGATGGTTACGGGTACCCGGCCGGAATAGCATTCCGAACCGGTACTAAGTAA
- the LOC139493108 gene encoding putative nuclease HARBI1, with protein sequence MEEMLLFGNILHDPKPPRKYRKRLLTLDDLTDKELRARYRFGRNSIIRITDIVRKDIEHPTQRSQSLSAEMQVLVALRFFACGGFLQVVGDTQGIDKSTVSRCVQKVSDALNAKADQFIKWPSVQRKGDIKQGFFDNGGFPGVVGCIDGTHVRISAPSHDKPSFVNRKGYHSINTQAICDHEGKFTNVVARWPGSVHDSHIMRCSQVCTHLEESHLSVQDGLILGDSGYACRSFLMTPYLRPTEPCHEKFNKAHMKTRCCIERTFGWWKKRFNCLHQGIRMHPEKVCKIIMACAVLHNSAIEMKEPMDEYDNEIVNNDDLNIVFRGPDEGRIVRDHIARGFFS encoded by the exons ATGGAGGAAATGCTGTTGTTTGGAAATATATTGCACGATCCAAAGCCACCcagaaaatatagaaaaaggcTACTTACATTAGATGACCTCACAGACAAGGAGCTTCGAGCAAGGTACAGATTCGGGAGAAATTCGATCATAAGGATCACCGACATAGTGCGGAAGGACATCGAACATCCTACCCAGAGAAGTCAGTCTCTTAGTGCAGAGATGCAG GTGCTTGTTGCCTTGAGGTTTTTTGCTTGTGGAGGTTTCCTGCAAGTTGTAGGTGATACCCAAGGTATAGATAAATCAACTGTTAGCAGGTGCGTGCAGAAGGTTTCGGATGCTCTTAATGCCAAGGCTGACCAGTTTATCAAGTGGCCGTCAGTCCAGAGGAAAGGGGATATTAAACAAGGGTTCTTTGACAATGGAGGCTTTCCAGGAGTTGTAGGTTGCATTGATGGAACTCATGTGAGGATTTCTGCTCCTAGTCACGACAAACCATCTTTCGTCAACAGAAAGGGCTACCATAGCATTAACACACAAGCAATATGTGATCATGAAG gTAAATTTACAAACGTTGTAGCTAGGTGGCCAGGAAGTGTACACGACAGTCACATTATGAGATGTTCGCAAGTGTGCACTCATTTAGAGGAATCCCACCTGTCAGTGCAAGATGGGTTGATCCTAGGTGACAGTGGATATGCGTGTAGGAGTTTTCTCATGACACCATATCTGAGGCCAACAGAGCCATGCCATGAGAAATTCAATAAAGCTCATATGAAGACAAGATGCTGCATTGAACGGACATTTGGTTGGTGGAAGAAGAGGTTCAATTGTCTACATCAGGGAATCAGAATGCACCCAGAAAAAGTTTGTAAGATTATAATGGCATGTGCAGTCTTGCATAACTCAGCCATTGAGATGAAAGAACCAATGGACGAGTATGACAACGAGATTGTAAATAATGATGACTTAAACATTGTTTTCCGTGGACCCGACGAAGGACGCATTGTACGAGATCATATAGCCAGGGGATTTTTCTCATAG
- the LOC139493110 gene encoding myb-related transcription factor, partner of profilin-like has translation MFNFHFPNIYSFTCIFAIFIKNKMAEFPDDADKKKRSSNWDSAEMTMLQQLVNDNITVIRSKLTNSITNSKKNGIWKDISSKINALGLHSRSDKEVKTKWQNLQTKAKKEYAESMKYRAQTGGGPAPKALTSETENIVEMMKDCSSFVGVKGSESSMVTVNLEDMSNSGIEDSAQSTTCTIITEAIVHKNDNSGNESVLFFQEQPPSECRTGNESVLSFHQPPPACSTPHAPKKRKTETVTPQMLMQKQYDVLTVQEEKFVLEKTKIKLENIKLELEIKRLQQWANQEEDAYLTLQALNDN, from the exons ATGTTTAATTTCCATTTTCCCAATATTTATTCCTTCACGTGCATTTTCGCGATTTTTATCAAGAACAAAATGGCCGAGTTTCCAGACGACGCTGATAAGAAAAAGAGATCTTCAAACTGGGATTCAGCGGAGATGACCATGCTGCAACAGTTGGTCAATGACAATATTACTGTTATACGGAGCAAATTGACTAATTCAATTACAAATTCCAAGAAAAACGGCATTTGGAAAGACATCTCGTCTAAAATAAATGCTCTTGGTTTGCATTCTCGTTCAGATAAAGAAGTCAAAACAAAATGGCAAAACTtacaaacaaaagcaaaaaagGAGTATGCGGAAAGTATGAAATATAGAGCCCAAACTGGCGGTGGCCCTGCTCCCAAAGCCTTGACAAGTGAGACCGAGAATATTGTGGAAATGATGAAGGATTGTTCAAGTTTTGTTGGTGTAAAAGGAAGCGAGTCTTCCATGGTCACAGTAAACCTTGAAG ATATGTCTAATTCTGGCATTGAAGATTCAGCCCAatctactacatgtactataataACAGAAGCTATTGTCCATAAAAATGACAACTCAGGGAATGAAAGCGTGTTATTCTTTCAAGAACAACCACCATCTGAATGTAGAACCGGGAATGAAAGCGTGTTGTCATTTCATCAGCCACCACCTGCATGCAGTACACCACACGCTCCCAAGAAAAGAAAAACGGAGACTGTTACACCACAAATGCTCATGCAAAAGCAGTACGACGTTTTGACTGTGCAAGAAGAGAAATTTGTGCttgaaaaaactaaaattaaactgGAAAATATTAAATTAGAGTTGGAAATTAAAAGACTTCAGCAGTGGGCAAATCAGGAAGAGGACGCATATCTCACCTTGCAAGCTTTAAATGATAATTAG
- the LOC139493111 gene encoding putative nuclease HARBI1: MEEMLLFGNILHDPKPPRKYRKRLLTLDDLTDKELRARYRFGRNSIIRITDIVRKDIEHPTQRSQSLSAEMQVLVALRFFACGGFLQVVGDTQGIDKSTVSRCVQKVSDALNAKADQFIKWPSVQRKGDIKQGFFDNGGFPGVVGCIDGTHVRISAPSHDKPSFVNRKGYHSINTQAICDHEGKFTNVVARWPGSVHDSHIMRCSQVCTHLEESHLSVQDGLILGDSGYACRSFLMTPYLRPTEPCHEKFNKAHMKTRCCIERTFGWWKKRFNCLHQGIRMHPEKVCKIIMACAVLHNLAIEMKEPMDEYDNEIVNNDDLNIVFRGPDEGRIVRDHIARGFFS, translated from the exons ATGGAGGAAATGCTGTTGTTTGGAAATATATTGCACGATCCAAAGCCACCcagaaaatatagaaaaaggcTACTTACATTAGATGACCTCACAGACAAGGAGCTCCGAGCAAGGTACAGATTCGGGAGAAATTCGATCATAAGGATCACCGACATAGTGCGGAAGGACATCGAACATCCTACCCAGAGAAGTCAGTCTCTTAGTGCAGAGATGCAG GTGCTTGTTGCCTTGAGGTTTTTTGCTTGTGGAGGTTTCCTGCAAGTTGTAGGTGATACCCAAGGTATAGATAAATCAACTGTTAGCAGGTGCGTGCAGAAGGTTTCGGATGCTCTTAATGCCAAGGCTGACCAGTTTATCAAGTGGCCGTCAGTCCAGAGGAAAGGGGATATTAAACAAGGGTTCTTTGACAATGGAGGCTTTCCAGGAGTTGTAGGTTGCATTGATGGAACTCATGTGAGGATTTCTGCTCCTAGTCACGACAAACCATCTTTCGTCAACAGAAAGGGCTACCATAGCATTAACACACAAGCAATATGTGATCATGAAG gTAAATTTACAAACGTTGTAGCTAGGTGGCCAGGAAGTGTACACGACAGTCACATTATGAGATGTTCGCAAGTGTGCACTCATTTAGAGGAATCCCACCTGTCAGTGCAAGATGGGTTGATCCTAGGTGACAGTGGATATGCGTGTAGGAGTTTTCTCATGACACCATATCTGAGGCCAACAGAGCCATGCCATGAGAAATTCAATAAAGCTCATATGAAGACAAGATGCTGCATTGAACGGACATTTGGTTGGTGGAAGAAGAGGTTCAATTGTCTACATCAGGGAATCAGAATGCACCCAGAAAAAGTTTGTAAGATTATAATGGCATGTGCAGTCTTGCATAACTTAGCCATTGAGATGAAAGAACCAATGGACGAGTATGACAACGAGATTGTAAATAATGATGACTTAAACATTGTTTTCCGTGGACCCGACGAAGGACGCATTGTACGAGATCATATAGCCAGGGGATTTTTCTCATAG